In bacterium, one genomic interval encodes:
- a CDS encoding histidinol-phosphatase HisJ family protein — protein sequence MNRIQPLHIDGLSDFHVHCDYSIDASGTIEEYCEAALERGLAEICFTTHYDSNPRSDGFANYIRIGGEKKPATPENLAPYVNDVMAAQEKFYPLGLSVKLGLEFGWYPHCEEKVTRIKEWYDFDHLMAGVHEIKDICFCAASTYEQCFANLSMEEAVADYFKQVCDAARSGLFNTVAHLDYYRKYGEQVYGPAIHRAHLPHMDAVFAALTEGRTAIEINTAARRKGLDSYFPSMELINSAKRAGVEITTLGSDAHAPTQVGYDFETAAHLIPQQIGGCDE from the coding sequence ATGAACCGAATCCAGCCACTGCATATTGACGGGCTTTCGGACTTTCACGTCCATTGCGATTATTCGATCGACGCTTCCGGCACGATCGAGGAATATTGCGAGGCCGCACTCGAGCGCGGGCTGGCGGAGATCTGCTTTACCACACATTATGATTCCAATCCCCGCTCGGATGGTTTTGCAAACTATATCCGGATCGGGGGAGAGAAGAAACCGGCTACACCCGAAAATCTTGCGCCCTATGTGAATGATGTTATGGCCGCGCAGGAGAAGTTTTATCCGCTGGGATTGTCGGTGAAACTGGGACTGGAATTCGGCTGGTACCCCCATTGCGAAGAGAAGGTAACTCGGATCAAGGAGTGGTATGATTTCGATCATTTGATGGCGGGGGTCCATGAGATAAAGGATATCTGTTTCTGCGCCGCCTCAACTTATGAACAGTGTTTCGCCAATCTTTCGATGGAAGAGGCGGTGGCGGATTACTTCAAGCAGGTGTGTGACGCTGCCCGTTCGGGGCTGTTTAACACGGTGGCGCACCTTGATTATTACCGCAAGTACGGCGAGCAGGTGTATGGCCCGGCGATTCATCGTGCCCATTTGCCGCATATGGATGCGGTCTTTGCCGCGCTGACTGAAGGGAGGACCGCGATTGAGATCAACACTGCCGCGCGGCGCAAAGGGCTGGACAGCTACTTTCCTTCAATGGAATTGATCAACAGCGCCAAGCGGGCAGGAGTAGAGATCACGACGCTCGGCTCGGATGCCCATGCTCCCACACAGGTCGGATATGATTTCGAAACCGCCGCACATCTGATCCCACAGCAGATCGGTGGCTGCGACGAGTAA
- a CDS encoding DNA-3-methyladenine glycosylase, with amino-acid sequence MSRAHRLTRSFFDRPTLDICRDILGKYLVYRTPSGRMVGRIVEVEAYRGEDDPACHAAPGQTGRSIYLYAKPGIAYIYLIYGYYFCLNFVTEKEGFPAAVLIRAVEPIEGIELMRERTPGRLSDDKLASGPGRLCRAFGLTLKQNGWDVADRSSMLYLEDWYGEVVEPAVSARVGITKGVDKLWRFYDPASSAVSKGR; translated from the coding sequence ATGTCTCGCGCGCATCGTCTCACTCGATCATTCTTTGATAGACCAACGCTGGATATCTGTCGAGATATTCTGGGCAAGTATCTCGTCTATCGAACTCCTTCAGGCCGGATGGTTGGTCGCATAGTTGAGGTTGAGGCGTATCGAGGAGAGGATGATCCTGCGTGTCATGCCGCCCCCGGACAGACCGGGCGCTCTATCTATCTGTACGCCAAGCCGGGTATCGCCTACATTTATCTCATCTATGGCTACTACTTCTGCTTAAATTTCGTCACGGAGAAGGAAGGCTTTCCTGCGGCAGTGCTGATCCGGGCGGTCGAGCCGATCGAGGGGATCGAGCTGATGCGAGAGCGCACACCGGGGAGACTCTCGGACGACAAGTTGGCATCGGGTCCGGGGCGACTTTGCAGAGCTTTCGGGCTGACACTAAAGCAAAATGGATGGGATGTGGCGGATCGGAGCTCAATGTTGTACCTTGAGGACTGGTATGGAGAGGTGGTGGAGCCCGCAGTGTCAGCCAGAGTGGGGATCACCAAGGGTGTGGATAAGCTCTGGCGATTTTATGATCCAGCCTCATCCGCCGTATCCAAAGGAAGATGA
- a CDS encoding site-2 protease family protein, whose translation MFGQDFLRLAAIGLPILLLSLTVHEYFHAWSAKKFGDDTAERMGRLTLNPIAHIDLLGLLVMVASQFRFGWAKPVPVNLMNVRNPRQADLWISAAGPLSNFGLAIIAAIFFRVLELGVAGYGEGASALSTMMWYAVRINLGLAFFNLIPLFPLDGSHILRSLLPPRYEEALERFESVAPFVLLGMVIFGFTWVIIGPPVVIISRVLTGA comes from the coding sequence ATGTTTGGACAAGATTTTCTACGACTGGCCGCTATCGGGCTTCCGATCCTGCTCCTATCACTTACGGTGCATGAGTACTTCCACGCATGGTCCGCAAAGAAGTTCGGAGATGATACGGCCGAACGAATGGGCAGATTGACATTGAATCCGATCGCGCATATTGACCTGCTGGGGCTGCTGGTCATGGTGGCCTCGCAGTTTCGTTTTGGTTGGGCCAAACCGGTGCCGGTCAATCTGATGAATGTTCGGAATCCGCGACAGGCCGATCTCTGGATCAGTGCCGCGGGCCCTCTCTCGAACTTTGGCCTGGCTATCATTGCCGCGATCTTTTTTCGAGTGCTCGAATTGGGGGTCGCGGGATACGGCGAAGGGGCATCGGCTCTGTCTACCATGATGTGGTATGCGGTGCGCATCAATCTGGGACTAGCGTTCTTTAATTTGATCCCGCTCTTTCCTTTGGATGGCTCACACATTTTACGAAGTCTGCTTCCTCCGCGATACGAGGAGGCTCTGGAGCGATTCGAGTCCGTGGCACCGTTTGTTTTATTAGGCATGGTGATCTTTGGCTTTACATGGGTGATAATTGGACCACCCGTCGTCATTATTAGCAGAGTACTGACAGGAGCATAA
- a CDS encoding ABC transporter ATP-binding protein, whose amino-acid sequence MNLYKRTFSVLVPYWRQLTVASVSAALNALLSGLLIWMVGPLLNTLFKVGGLTNPLSNTPTDSPADSPAPVGEIAKGFDSLKEIMKSWVDSLVNADSQSEMLVNFCILIMVVVILKNLFLYLQGFYMAYVQQAIVRKFRNDLFSKYLRLSLDYFQARRTGHIMSRVTNDVVVLNESIDLGFNRLVTDSLFTIMLAGFLVILSWKLTLLAMIVLPVIFGFIWFVGRKLRKYSERSQERMADVTSVLEESVNNARIVKAFSMEKFEQAKFFGATQNYFKALLRMTRIRHLASPINDTLATVAGVIILLYAGSRIVAGSGELSAADFMTYILAMFSLIKPVKDLSQIHIKLQEGMAAAERVFEVIDTQEKIVEPSHPKTVESFKSAIRYEQVGFSYNPGEPVLRDISFEVKRGEIVAVVGPSGAGKSTLFDLLPRFYDPLQGRITIDGIDIRELSLGSLRGLLGIVTQETFLFNDTIHSNIAYGMQGVAKEKLIEAAKAANAHDFIMQFEHGYDTQVGNRGVMLSGGQRQRLAIARALLKDPQILIFDEATSSLDTESEMLVQQAIDHLMANRTTLVIAHRLSTIKNAHRILVLENGQIVESGTHEQLLANGRLYARLYEMQFRGDA is encoded by the coding sequence GTGAATCTCTATAAACGCACATTCTCTGTACTGGTACCATACTGGCGGCAACTGACTGTTGCCTCAGTCTCTGCGGCATTGAATGCGCTCCTCTCCGGTCTGCTGATCTGGATGGTCGGGCCGCTCCTCAACACACTATTCAAGGTGGGTGGTTTAACCAATCCATTGTCCAACACTCCGACTGACTCCCCGGCTGACTCCCCGGCACCGGTCGGTGAGATCGCCAAAGGGTTTGATTCTCTCAAAGAGATCATGAAGAGCTGGGTCGACAGCCTGGTGAACGCCGACAGCCAGTCTGAGATGCTGGTGAATTTCTGTATCCTGATCATGGTGGTGGTCATCCTGAAGAATCTTTTCCTGTATCTTCAGGGGTTCTATATGGCATATGTGCAGCAGGCGATTGTGCGTAAGTTTCGCAATGACCTCTTCTCAAAGTACCTTCGACTTTCACTCGACTATTTTCAGGCCCGACGGACCGGGCATATCATGTCTCGAGTCACGAATGACGTCGTGGTGCTCAATGAGTCGATCGATCTCGGCTTTAATCGCCTGGTGACCGATTCCCTTTTCACTATAATGCTGGCCGGGTTCCTGGTGATATTGAGCTGGAAATTGACGCTGCTAGCTATGATCGTGCTGCCGGTCATATTTGGGTTTATCTGGTTTGTCGGGAGGAAACTTCGCAAATATTCCGAGCGGTCTCAGGAGCGAATGGCCGATGTCACCTCTGTGTTGGAAGAGTCGGTGAACAACGCCCGCATTGTCAAAGCCTTTTCGATGGAGAAGTTCGAGCAGGCGAAGTTTTTCGGAGCGACTCAGAACTATTTCAAGGCGCTCCTGCGGATGACACGCATTCGTCACTTGGCGTCGCCGATCAATGATACTTTGGCGACGGTCGCCGGAGTCATCATACTCCTCTACGCAGGTTCGCGCATAGTCGCTGGATCAGGCGAGTTGAGCGCGGCGGACTTCATGACTTATATACTGGCAATGTTTTCCCTGATCAAACCAGTCAAGGATCTGAGCCAGATCCATATTAAGTTGCAGGAAGGGATGGCCGCCGCCGAACGAGTCTTTGAAGTGATCGACACGCAGGAGAAGATCGTCGAACCATCGCACCCGAAGACAGTCGAGTCCTTCAAATCCGCGATTCGGTACGAGCAGGTCGGCTTTAGCTATAATCCGGGTGAGCCGGTACTTCGCGATATCTCCTTTGAAGTGAAGCGGGGAGAGATCGTGGCGGTGGTAGGACCCTCGGGCGCCGGTAAATCTACTCTTTTTGATCTGCTGCCACGCTTTTATGATCCGCTCCAGGGTCGGATAACTATCGACGGAATCGATATCAGAGAGCTGTCGCTCGGTTCGTTGCGAGGGCTGCTCGGGATCGTCACACAAGAGACCTTCCTGTTTAATGATACGATCCACAGCAATATCGCATATGGTATGCAGGGTGTCGCCAAAGAGAAGCTGATCGAAGCGGCCAAAGCCGCCAATGCGCATGACTTCATCATGCAGTTTGAGCATGGCTACGATACGCAAGTGGGGAACCGGGGAGTGATGCTTTCCGGGGGGCAGCGCCAGCGCCTCGCAATCGCACGAGCTTTGCTCAAAGATCCACAGATCCTCATCTTTGATGAGGCGACCTCGTCACTGGATACCGAGTCGGAGATGCTGGTCCAGCAGGCGATCGATCATTTGATGGCCAATCGCACGACGCTGGTGATTGCTCACCGACTGTCTACGATCAAGAACGCTCACCGCATTCTAGTTCTGGAAAACGGCCAGATCGTTGAATCGGGGACTCACGAACAACTGCTGGCGAACGGCCGCTTGTACGCCCGCCTGTATGAAATGCAATTCCGGGGGGATGCATGA
- a CDS encoding glycosyltransferase family 4 protein produces MNVMFLDSIEKETYGGMEEWVRLVASGLVAKGHRVRVVGRPGSRFLDRIERDTENVQITGLDISGDFHPRTIGALKSLMAEDQTEIVVTNFNKDLRLGGLAAKLDGNPRVVWSVGLDITRDSWIHRLLTPRLFDGVLVPSNSLKSQITRHGYIDPNLVEVIPIGIPEILPAADAKERSVFRQKNGIPGDAIVGVTLGRFVEQKGHRYLIEALATLAARYPNLYLIWCGDGPLLTELQEIAAKLQVEKQIIFAGMLTDIVPALEASDLMVHPSIEEPFGIAVLEGMRSGLSVVASNVGGIPEVLGDAGLLVKAGDPEAFAEGISGLLESKETRSQLGARARQRFVEQFSLEAMLGRIEGYFQAMLQAERRHG; encoded by the coding sequence ATGAACGTGATGTTTCTCGACTCGATCGAGAAAGAGACCTACGGCGGCATGGAGGAATGGGTCAGGCTGGTTGCATCGGGCCTGGTGGCGAAAGGCCATCGCGTGCGAGTTGTGGGACGACCTGGCTCTCGTTTCCTCGACCGGATCGAGCGTGATACGGAGAATGTACAGATCACCGGCCTTGATATCTCGGGTGATTTTCATCCACGCACGATTGGCGCACTCAAGAGTCTTATGGCCGAGGATCAGACTGAGATAGTAGTAACCAATTTCAATAAGGACCTTCGACTTGGCGGACTGGCGGCTAAACTTGACGGCAATCCTCGCGTTGTCTGGTCAGTGGGACTGGATATCACTCGCGATTCGTGGATTCACCGTCTGCTGACGCCCCGCCTCTTTGACGGCGTGCTGGTCCCATCTAATTCGCTGAAATCGCAGATCACCCGGCACGGATATATTGATCCGAACCTGGTAGAGGTGATCCCGATCGGGATTCCGGAAATACTTCCGGCCGCCGATGCGAAAGAGCGGAGTGTGTTCCGCCAGAAGAATGGTATTCCTGGTGATGCGATAGTCGGCGTCACACTCGGGCGGTTTGTCGAACAGAAGGGGCATCGTTACTTGATTGAAGCGTTGGCGACTCTTGCAGCGCGTTATCCGAATCTCTATTTGATCTGGTGCGGCGATGGCCCTCTGCTGACGGAACTCCAAGAAATTGCAGCGAAATTGCAAGTTGAGAAGCAGATCATCTTTGCCGGAATGCTTACGGATATCGTGCCTGCGCTGGAGGCGTCGGATCTAATGGTCCATCCTTCCATTGAAGAGCCGTTCGGCATCGCCGTTCTTGAAGGGATGCGCTCTGGCCTCTCGGTGGTGGCGTCCAATGTTGGAGGTATTCCGGAAGTGCTGGGAGATGCCGGTCTGCTGGTGAAGGCGGGGGATCCCGAAGCGTTCGCGGAGGGGATATCAGGTCTTCTGGAAAGCAAAGAGACGCGATCGCAGCTAGGCGCCAGAGCTCGTCAGCGATTTGTTGAGCAGTTTTCATTGGAGGCTATGCTCGGTCGAATTGAGGGGTATTTTCAGGCGATGCTTCAGGCGGAGAGACGGCATGGATGA
- a CDS encoding glycosyltransferase family 9 protein, with protein MDELKPIEHKIKAAAFALARPLLKRPHREFQPLDGTKLSRVLFLRPEKIGDMVISFPVFDGLMSRFPNIKISILASPRNQSIIKGDPRFEHIYLYRKNLWQDIGEVRAIRRMRFDCVVDMICDDSVTALFLSQLCAPGKPRIGVGKVKYREFYDFNYDHRMGNTGHIIDNTLKLLEAFAIDSSTVSGYAAPYIEKSTHQRMAEFAATVRGDSRDLLVGYNLSAGSPTRIWAAEKSESLVRRLLDSQSDLKVILFTTPDERERGDALAARFDSRVYQVPPRMSLQEASALISQLDLLVTPDTSLAHIARAFRVPVVGLYSRFMKNFLLWKPFGQEVGAVVSGNDDNIHDITVDQVYEAFTQVMSSRKVATR; from the coding sequence ATGGATGAGCTGAAGCCGATTGAGCATAAGATCAAAGCCGCCGCATTCGCACTGGCTCGCCCGCTGTTGAAGCGGCCGCACCGGGAGTTTCAGCCCCTGGACGGCACCAAGTTGTCGCGCGTGCTTTTTCTGCGCCCGGAAAAGATCGGTGATATGGTCATCTCGTTTCCCGTCTTTGATGGCCTCATGTCGAGGTTTCCGAATATCAAGATCTCGATCCTGGCATCGCCGCGAAATCAGTCGATCATCAAAGGCGACCCTCGCTTTGAGCATATATACCTGTACCGGAAGAATCTCTGGCAGGATATTGGCGAGGTTCGAGCGATCCGTAGAATGCGCTTTGATTGTGTTGTTGATATGATCTGCGATGATTCGGTGACCGCGCTCTTTCTTTCGCAATTGTGTGCTCCAGGGAAACCACGGATAGGGGTGGGGAAGGTCAAGTACCGCGAGTTCTATGACTTCAATTATGACCATAGGATGGGGAATACCGGTCACATAATTGACAATACTCTGAAACTACTCGAGGCGTTCGCCATCGACAGTAGCACTGTTTCAGGCTATGCAGCACCGTATATCGAGAAGAGTACTCACCAGCGTATGGCGGAATTTGCCGCCACCGTGCGTGGGGACAGTCGGGATCTGTTGGTGGGATACAATCTATCTGCGGGTTCGCCGACTCGAATTTGGGCGGCGGAAAAATCGGAATCATTGGTCAGGCGGCTGCTCGATTCACAATCAGACCTCAAGGTCATTCTCTTTACCACTCCGGATGAGCGTGAGCGCGGTGATGCATTAGCCGCGCGATTCGATTCTCGGGTCTATCAAGTACCGCCTAGGATGAGTCTGCAGGAAGCTTCCGCGTTGATCTCACAGCTTGATCTTCTGGTGACGCCGGATACATCGCTCGCGCATATCGCCCGGGCCTTCAGAGTACCAGTGGTTGGGTTGTACAGCCGGTTCATGAAGAACTTCCTCCTCTGGAAACCGTTTGGTCAGGAGGTCGGCGCGGTGGTGTCGGGGAATGATGACAATATACACGATATCACTGTAGATCAGGTGTATGAGGCGTTTACGCAAGTCATGTCCAGTCGTAAGGTGGCGACCAGATGA
- a CDS encoding glycosyltransferase family 2 protein, with product MSRLSVIMITLNEEANLARALSSVNWADEIVVVDSGSTDRTVEIAQSFKAKVFQSAWEGFGRAKQSAADHATGEWLLSLDADEEISPALAIEIKQVISSADSYPGYSLPRKTMFLGRWILHCGWYPDHVLRLFKRSAGRFDTALVHERVLLQGDEGRLTGEILHYSYPNLELYLEKLNRYTTLGAEESWREGKRANWFHVVVKPPIAFFKHYISKRGFLDGLEGFILCALSAMSVMVKYAKLRHMGRKKEIE from the coding sequence ATGAGCCGACTTTCGGTTATCATGATCACGCTCAATGAAGAGGCGAATCTTGCCCGGGCATTGAGTTCTGTCAATTGGGCAGATGAGATAGTCGTTGTGGACAGCGGCTCAACTGATCGAACAGTGGAAATTGCTCAGTCATTCAAGGCCAAGGTATTTCAGTCAGCTTGGGAGGGATTCGGACGAGCCAAGCAATCTGCGGCAGATCATGCCACGGGAGAGTGGCTACTGTCTCTGGATGCGGACGAAGAGATCTCACCGGCGCTGGCGATCGAAATCAAACAGGTGATATCAAGCGCTGACAGTTATCCCGGTTATAGTTTGCCGCGAAAGACGATGTTTCTAGGGCGGTGGATTCTCCATTGCGGTTGGTACCCGGACCATGTGTTACGCCTTTTCAAGAGATCCGCCGGAAGATTTGACACCGCACTGGTCCATGAGCGGGTCTTGTTGCAGGGTGACGAGGGACGGCTAACCGGAGAGATACTTCATTATAGCTATCCCAATCTCGAACTTTATTTGGAGAAGCTAAATCGCTACACCACATTGGGGGCCGAGGAAAGTTGGCGCGAAGGAAAACGGGCCAACTGGTTTCATGTTGTCGTTAAGCCGCCAATTGCTTTCTTTAAGCACTATATCTCCAAGCGGGGATTTCTGGATGGGCTCGAAGGGTTTATCCTTTGCGCGCTGTCGGCGATGTCGGTGATGGTGAAGTATGCCAAATTGCGGCATATGGGGCGAAAGAAGGAAATTGAATGA